Proteins found in one Massilia sp. H6 genomic segment:
- the ftsH gene encoding ATP-dependent zinc metalloprotease FtsH codes for MEKHTKFNLWYVSFALLGVLLLRDAWVLMREVEPLPYSQFMAELKANNVEEISIDASTIRGKLRKPLQDGSTRFVTTRVEADLARDLAQYDVRFTGVVQSSFLRNLLGWVLPAIIFFGIWMLLMGRLADKGGLGGSFMSIGKSKARIYVETGVKVSFDDVAGVDESKEELKEVVNFLKDPKVYGRLGARTPKGILLVGPPGTGKTLLARAVAGESGVPFFSISGSEFVEMFVGVGAARVRDLFEQARQKAPAIIFIDELDALGRARGAYVGGHDEKEQTLNQLLVEMDGFDPASGLVLLAATNRPEILDPALLRAGRFDRQILVDRPDKTGRMQILDVHMRGIKTAPDVEREKIAALTPGFSGADIANLVNEAALLATRNKHDAVGMDDFTGAIERIVAGLEKKNRLLNAQERKIVAYHEMGHALVAMSLPGSDAVHKVSIIPRGVGALGYTLQRPTEDRFLMTREELENKMAVLLGGRAAEHVVFGHLSTGAADDLAKVTDIARSMVTRYGMDKRLGHLAYEQERPSMLGLPQADIRPRGYSEMTAREIDCAVREIVDAAFARAVELLTTRRQLLETAARRLMEKETLGEEELAGLREAMPAAA; via the coding sequence ATGGAAAAGCACACCAAGTTCAATCTCTGGTACGTCAGTTTTGCGCTGCTCGGCGTCTTGCTGCTACGCGATGCCTGGGTACTCATGCGCGAAGTCGAGCCTCTGCCATATAGTCAGTTCATGGCGGAACTGAAGGCGAATAATGTAGAAGAAATTTCTATCGACGCCAGCACGATTCGCGGCAAGCTGCGCAAACCTTTGCAGGATGGCAGCACGCGCTTTGTCACCACCAGGGTCGAGGCCGATCTGGCGCGCGACCTGGCCCAGTACGACGTACGCTTTACCGGTGTCGTGCAGAGCAGCTTCTTGCGCAATCTGCTCGGCTGGGTTCTTCCTGCGATTATTTTTTTCGGCATCTGGATGCTCCTGATGGGGCGCCTGGCCGACAAGGGCGGCCTGGGAGGCAGCTTCATGTCGATCGGTAAAAGCAAAGCCAGGATCTATGTCGAGACCGGCGTGAAAGTCAGCTTCGACGACGTCGCCGGTGTCGACGAGTCGAAAGAGGAGCTCAAGGAAGTCGTCAATTTCCTCAAGGATCCCAAGGTATATGGGCGCCTGGGCGCACGCACACCCAAGGGCATCTTGCTGGTGGGGCCGCCCGGCACCGGCAAGACCCTGCTGGCACGCGCCGTTGCCGGCGAGTCGGGCGTGCCGTTCTTCTCGATCAGCGGCTCGGAGTTTGTCGAGATGTTCGTCGGCGTCGGCGCTGCCCGCGTGCGCGACCTGTTCGAACAGGCAAGGCAGAAGGCGCCTGCGATCATTTTCATCGACGAGCTCGATGCGCTCGGCCGCGCACGCGGCGCCTATGTCGGCGGGCACGACGAGAAAGAGCAAACGCTCAATCAGTTGCTGGTGGAGATGGACGGTTTCGATCCTGCCTCCGGCCTGGTGTTGCTAGCCGCCACCAACCGCCCAGAAATCCTCGACCCGGCCTTGCTGCGCGCTGGGCGCTTCGACCGCCAGATTCTGGTCGACCGGCCCGACAAGACCGGGCGGATGCAGATCCTGGACGTACACATGCGCGGCATCAAGACCGCGCCCGACGTCGAACGCGAGAAGATCGCCGCGCTCACGCCGGGCTTTTCCGGCGCCGATATCGCCAACCTGGTCAACGAGGCGGCGCTGCTGGCAACGCGCAACAAGCACGATGCCGTCGGCATGGATGACTTTACCGGCGCCATCGAACGCATCGTGGCCGGTCTCGAGAAAAAGAACCGCCTGCTCAATGCGCAGGAGCGCAAGATCGTTGCCTACCACGAGATGGGGCATGCGCTGGTCGCCATGTCGCTGCCTGGCAGCGATGCGGTGCACAAGGTGTCGATCATTCCCCGCGGTGTCGGTGCACTTGGCTACACCCTGCAACGACCCACGGAAGACCGCTTCCTCATGACGCGCGAGGAACTCGAGAACAAGATGGCGGTGCTGCTCGGCGGCCGCGCCGCCGAGCATGTCGTGTTCGGCCATCTCTCCACCGGTGCGGCGGACGACCTGGCAAAGGTGACCGATATCGCCCGCAGCATGGTCACCCGCTATGGCATGGACAAGCGCCTGGGCCATCTCGCCTACGAGCAAGAGCGACCGTCCATGCTCGGCTTGCCGCAGGCCGACATCCGGCCGCGCGGCTATTCGGAGATGACGGCGCGCGAGATCGACTGCGCGGTGCGCGAGATTGTCGATGCTGCCTTTGCCCGCGCGGTGGAATTGCTCACCACGCGGCGCCAGTTACTGGAGACGGCAGCCAGGCGGCTGATGGAAAAAGAAACCTTGGGCGAAGAAGAACTGGCGGGCCTGCGCGAGGCCATGCCGGCGGCCGCGTGA
- a CDS encoding BatA domain-containing protein, which yields MNALWWLALPILLLPLWWHRRKREQRQTELLASARFLPRAEPRQTRAWRWNDPILLLLRCLLLACAIAWLADPVVPWRGDTVIVASGTDPGWTERQVGQAGMAQAERVMLPGAQAVAWLRTHEREWRPEARLLVLGDIPMPALSPQFSRQVELRTLARPAPRAERHVYIASDRPEQWRRVFAAGAVMIDDTPGAKTGLIVWDRAEAPPPALRAPLWLVVNRAAFPALRTAARLGELHYADSPRGRLWHSAAWPPTSPDAARTLLDDWQRLHAGPPAYTMPSRVIAASPTARVLEASGALRDILMAVLVALFVFERMLTHARKR from the coding sequence GTGAATGCGCTCTGGTGGTTGGCATTGCCGATCCTGCTGCTGCCGCTCTGGTGGCATCGCCGCAAGCGCGAGCAGCGCCAGACCGAGCTGCTCGCCAGCGCGCGCTTCTTGCCGCGCGCCGAGCCGCGCCAGACCCGCGCTTGGCGCTGGAACGATCCCATTCTCTTGCTGCTGCGCTGCCTGCTGCTGGCCTGTGCGATTGCCTGGCTGGCCGATCCAGTTGTGCCATGGCGCGGCGACACCGTCATCGTTGCCAGCGGCACCGACCCTGGCTGGACCGAGCGCCAGGTGGGGCAGGCCGGTATGGCGCAAGCCGAGCGCGTCATGCTGCCCGGCGCGCAGGCCGTTGCCTGGCTGCGCACGCACGAGCGCGAATGGCGCCCCGAAGCGCGGCTGCTGGTGCTGGGCGATATCCCGATGCCGGCCCTGAGCCCGCAGTTCAGTCGCCAGGTCGAGCTGCGCACGCTGGCGCGGCCGGCGCCCCGGGCCGAGCGCCACGTCTACATTGCCAGCGATCGTCCCGAGCAGTGGCGTCGCGTGTTCGCCGCCGGCGCCGTCATGATCGACGATACGCCCGGCGCCAAGACCGGCTTGATTGTCTGGGACCGCGCCGAGGCGCCGCCGCCGGCGCTGCGCGCGCCCCTGTGGCTGGTCGTCAATCGCGCCGCTTTCCCCGCCCTGCGCACTGCCGCGCGGCTGGGCGAACTGCACTATGCGGACAGTCCACGCGGGCGCCTATGGCATTCGGCAGCCTGGCCGCCAACAAGCCCCGATGCCGCACGCACGCTGCTGGACGACTGGCAGCGCCTGCACGCGGGACCGCCTGCCTATACGATGCCGTCGCGCGTCATCGCGGCTTCGCCCACGGCGCGTGTGCTCGAGGCGAGCGGCGCGCTGCGCGACATCCTGATGGCCGTGCTGGTGGCCCTGTTTGTATTCGAAAGGATGCTCACGCATGCAAGAAAGCGCTGA
- a CDS encoding DUF58 domain-containing protein — MSLAKTALIAHTQNLNLVIRHVLAGLGHGVHAGRERGAGVEFSEYRAYAPGDEWRRVDWKLLARADRYYVREAERDSHVAVWLVLDASASMLEPSRHVDGIDKLTYARIVLGCIAAIAQRQGDAFGLLILNNGKPEFTPALRGPRHLQRVLLQLSRVEPAGALPDAETLRASLHFAQAPSVVYAISDLLDWPSPLSQALLRLRGMRHDVRLLCLQTQAEVEASFSSTPAYRDPEQGSGVFRFGADLQDGYRRNREAHFAQVAAQCRKSDIPLVEARIEQAPGEVLRRMLSPSSLRRSGSRR; from the coding sequence TTGTCGCTGGCGAAGACCGCGCTGATCGCGCACACGCAAAACCTCAATCTCGTGATTCGCCATGTGCTGGCGGGCCTCGGACATGGCGTCCATGCCGGGCGCGAGCGCGGAGCGGGTGTCGAATTCTCGGAATACCGGGCCTATGCCCCCGGCGACGAGTGGCGCCGCGTCGACTGGAAGCTGCTGGCGCGCGCCGACCGCTATTACGTGCGCGAGGCCGAACGCGACAGCCACGTGGCGGTGTGGCTGGTGCTCGACGCCAGCGCCTCGATGCTCGAGCCGAGCCGCCATGTGGATGGCATCGACAAGCTGACCTATGCGCGCATCGTGCTCGGCTGCATAGCGGCCATCGCGCAGCGCCAGGGCGACGCCTTCGGGCTGCTGATCCTGAATAATGGCAAGCCAGAATTCACGCCGGCGCTGCGCGGCCCGCGCCACCTGCAGCGGGTGCTGCTCCAGCTCAGCCGCGTGGAGCCGGCCGGCGCGCTGCCCGATGCCGAGACCCTGCGCGCCAGCTTGCATTTCGCGCAGGCCCCGAGCGTTGTCTACGCCATCAGCGACCTGCTCGACTGGCCGTCGCCGCTGTCGCAAGCCTTGCTGCGCCTGCGCGGCATGCGCCACGACGTGCGCCTGCTCTGCCTGCAGACCCAGGCCGAAGTCGAGGCCAGCTTTTCGTCGACGCCGGCCTACCGCGACCCCGAGCAGGGCAGCGGTGTGTTCCGCTTCGGCGCCGACCTGCAAGACGGCTACCGCCGCAACCGCGAGGCGCACTTCGCGCAGGTCGCGGCGCAATGCCGCAAGAGCGACATCCCGCTGGTCGAGGCGCGCATCGAACAGGCCCCGGGCGAGGTCCTGCGCCGCATGCTGAGTCCATCATCCCTGCGGCGTTCGGGGAGCCGCCGGTGA
- a CDS encoding DUF4175 domain-containing protein — protein MQESAEIIRRVWRAAQLRRLPLWIAGALPWLLIRSAPGLIAWIAWCSWDWAILRRQVGYAWVGWLDAAVPEMEDSSALLEHAATPLAELQRRRLLERLDASVGAPQLRRIVRARVKLGLPWLLASVALAAAVWFASAAPQAPQASSAMPGKAPAPLAAAVMPELVVRTAPPSYTGIKPIESAPRDLVVPEQTVLTWCLKNAPGNAETIELSNGQVLKAGADCARWSAQESVFWRWRGKRYTIKVTLDAPPEITITAPGQMVQELSDTATSAAMGVKVRDDYAIRRATLHMTLARGSGENVRFTDREMPIPSSSDPRQRSWSKAWSLAELGMEPGDELYFFVRATDNAVRAHTVQSPTYTLRLPAPLAAQEEESAAMPMLVKPQSLRSQRQIIIDTEQLIADMRGLKMRKEAVLERSQAIAADQGALRRRYGQFLGEESSLFTDGEDDHDDHGDDAGSQGAAAGNQDILHRYGHAHDEAENATLYDEDTKKVLRRALMAMWDAEKALRAITPKAALAPEHRALLAIKQLQQAERVYLHKTAFAPPPIKEEKRMTGEMDGTASYRREQGSADRRVPQDLQLLVQALSGSGALPALWTRAAHDWVGPRLTDDGQRLAAQTAIQDVLDGCLACRPVLRAWLRTAAGQGQVLLQARPAVETPFVRAWREGAKP, from the coding sequence ATGCAAGAAAGCGCTGAGATTATCCGGCGCGTCTGGCGCGCCGCCCAGCTGCGCCGGCTGCCGCTGTGGATTGCCGGGGCGCTGCCATGGCTGCTGATCCGGTCGGCCCCGGGCCTGATCGCGTGGATTGCGTGGTGCTCTTGGGATTGGGCCATCCTGCGGCGCCAGGTCGGCTATGCCTGGGTGGGCTGGCTGGACGCGGCCGTGCCCGAAATGGAAGACAGCAGCGCGCTGCTCGAACACGCGGCCACGCCGCTGGCCGAGCTGCAGCGCCGCCGCCTGCTCGAGCGCCTCGATGCCAGCGTCGGCGCGCCGCAACTGCGCCGCATCGTGCGCGCCCGCGTGAAGCTGGGACTGCCATGGCTGCTGGCCAGTGTCGCGCTGGCCGCCGCGGTCTGGTTCGCTAGCGCTGCACCGCAGGCTCCGCAGGCAAGCAGCGCCATGCCGGGCAAGGCGCCGGCGCCGCTTGCCGCCGCTGTCATGCCCGAATTGGTGGTGCGCACCGCGCCGCCTTCGTACACCGGCATCAAACCCATCGAATCGGCCCCGCGCGACCTGGTGGTACCCGAGCAGACCGTCCTGACCTGGTGCCTGAAGAACGCTCCGGGCAATGCAGAGACGATCGAGCTCAGTAACGGCCAGGTGCTCAAGGCCGGTGCCGACTGCGCCCGCTGGAGCGCCCAGGAATCGGTGTTCTGGCGCTGGCGCGGCAAGCGCTATACGATCAAGGTCACGCTTGACGCGCCGCCGGAGATCACGATCACGGCGCCGGGCCAGATGGTGCAGGAATTATCCGATACCGCCACCAGCGCCGCGATGGGTGTGAAGGTGCGCGACGATTACGCGATCCGGCGCGCTACCTTGCACATGACGCTGGCGCGCGGCAGCGGCGAGAACGTCCGCTTCACCGACCGCGAAATGCCCATCCCGAGCTCGTCCGATCCGAGGCAGCGCAGCTGGTCAAAGGCCTGGTCGCTTGCAGAGCTGGGCATGGAGCCGGGCGACGAGCTGTATTTCTTCGTACGCGCCACCGACAATGCCGTGCGTGCGCATACCGTGCAATCGCCGACCTATACGCTACGCCTGCCCGCGCCCCTGGCTGCACAAGAAGAAGAAAGCGCCGCCATGCCGATGCTGGTCAAGCCGCAGAGCCTGCGCAGCCAGCGCCAGATCATCATCGACACCGAGCAGCTCATTGCCGACATGCGCGGATTGAAAATGCGTAAAGAGGCGGTACTCGAGCGCAGCCAGGCGATCGCCGCCGACCAGGGCGCGCTACGGCGCCGCTACGGCCAGTTCCTGGGCGAGGAATCCTCGCTGTTCACCGATGGCGAGGACGATCATGACGACCACGGCGACGACGCTGGCAGCCAGGGCGCAGCAGCAGGCAATCAGGACATCCTGCACCGGTATGGCCATGCCCATGACGAAGCCGAGAACGCTACGCTGTACGACGAGGACACCAAGAAAGTGCTGCGCCGCGCCCTGATGGCGATGTGGGACGCCGAAAAGGCATTGCGCGCGATCACGCCCAAGGCGGCGCTGGCACCGGAGCACCGGGCCCTGTTGGCGATCAAGCAGTTGCAGCAGGCCGAACGCGTCTACCTGCACAAGACGGCCTTCGCGCCGCCGCCGATCAAGGAAGAAAAGCGCATGACCGGCGAGATGGATGGCACCGCGAGCTACCGCCGCGAGCAGGGCAGCGCGGACCGGCGCGTGCCGCAAGACCTGCAATTGCTGGTGCAGGCCTTGTCCGGCAGCGGTGCGCTGCCGGCGCTGTGGACCCGCGCCGCTCACGACTGGGTGGGGCCGCGCCTGACCGATGACGGCCAGCGCCTGGCGGCCCAGACCGCGATCCAGGACGTGCTCGATGGCTGCCTGGCCTGCCGCCCGGTGCTGCGCGCCTGGCTGCGCACGGCAGCCGGCCAGGGGCAGGTTTTGCTGCAGGCCCGCCCGGCAGTGGAAACGCCATTCGTGCGCGCATGGCGCGAAGGGGCCAAGCCATGA
- a CDS encoding cation-transporting P-type ATPase codes for MQAAWHCMPPEEIFQQLKTSHSGLSQSEADARLARYGANRLPEAARSNALLRFLRQFHHILIYVLLGCAVLTAMLGHWIDTGVILAVVFANAAIGFVQEGKAEQAMSAVRDMLAPHANVIRGNTRVGIEADKLVPGDIVLLEAGDKVPADLRLVSAHGLSLQEAILTGESVPSEKQLKPVAAGAALGDRACMAFSGTLVAHGQGKGVVVATGSATEIGRISGLLAQVETLTTPLVAQMGVFARWLTVLILLLAALLLVYGYFVGHHDFDEMFMAVVGLSVAAIPEGLPAVLTITLALGVQAMARHHAIVRRLPAIETLGSVSVICTDKTGTLTRNEMMVASVITHRHRFVVEGSGYAPKGRLLLDDATVAPADHAVLEELARAAVLCNDAALHETEGVWQAEGDPMEAALLAFAGKLGMQASSTHAAWPRTDAIPFDARHRFMATLNHDREHHACVFVKGAPEQILSMCRFQHGADGAAEPLDTAYWTGQADLVAGQGQRVLALAQKAAQVDANVLELAGLEGALTLLGMVGMIDPPRAEAIAAVADCHRAGIRVKMITGDHAQTAAAIARQIGLRNAGRVLTGADLDGIHDHNLGQAAMDCDIFARTSPEHKLRLVTALQAHGMTVAMTGDGVNDAPALKRADAGIAMGRKGSEAAKEAAEIVLTDDNFATIAAAIREGRTVYDNIKKVISWTLPTNAGEALTIVVALLFGMTLPVTAVQVLWVNLITTVTLGIALAFEPTEEGTMRRPPRARDEPLLSGTLVWHIVLVSVLFLAGVYGIFTYAIGRGYSTELARTLALNTLVVMEIFHLFFIRNIYGTSLTWQAVRGTRVVWAVVVVVTLAQFGVTYYPPLQGIFGTASIAVSDGLLVVGIGVALFAIIEAEKQIRLRLVAINRATHGQAS; via the coding sequence ATGCAGGCCGCATGGCACTGCATGCCGCCAGAAGAAATTTTCCAGCAGCTCAAGACCTCGCATTCCGGGCTGAGCCAGAGCGAGGCCGACGCACGCCTTGCCCGCTACGGCGCAAACCGGCTCCCGGAAGCGGCCCGCAGCAATGCCTTGCTTCGCTTCCTGCGGCAGTTCCATCACATCCTGATCTACGTGCTGCTGGGCTGCGCAGTGCTTACCGCGATGCTCGGGCACTGGATCGATACCGGTGTGATCCTGGCAGTCGTTTTCGCCAACGCCGCCATCGGCTTCGTTCAGGAAGGCAAGGCCGAACAGGCAATGAGCGCCGTGCGCGATATGCTGGCACCCCATGCCAATGTGATCCGTGGCAACACCCGCGTGGGCATAGAGGCGGACAAACTGGTGCCAGGCGACATCGTACTGCTCGAGGCGGGCGACAAGGTGCCTGCCGACCTGCGCCTGGTCAGTGCCCACGGCTTATCCCTCCAAGAAGCCATCCTGACTGGCGAATCGGTTCCGTCCGAAAAACAGCTCAAGCCGGTGGCGGCCGGCGCGGCGCTGGGAGACCGCGCCTGCATGGCATTTTCCGGGACCCTGGTGGCCCACGGGCAAGGCAAGGGCGTCGTGGTGGCGACTGGCAGCGCAACCGAGATCGGGCGCATCAGCGGTTTGCTGGCGCAGGTGGAAACCTTGACGACTCCCCTGGTCGCGCAAATGGGCGTGTTTGCCAGGTGGCTAACCGTCTTGATCCTGTTGCTCGCTGCGCTATTACTCGTCTATGGCTATTTCGTTGGCCACCATGATTTCGACGAAATGTTCATGGCGGTGGTCGGGCTGTCCGTCGCCGCCATTCCGGAAGGCTTGCCGGCCGTGCTGACCATCACGCTGGCCCTGGGCGTGCAAGCGATGGCCAGGCACCATGCCATCGTGCGGCGCTTGCCTGCAATCGAAACGCTCGGCTCGGTCTCGGTCATCTGCACCGACAAGACCGGCACGCTGACCCGCAACGAGATGATGGTGGCATCGGTGATCACGCACCGGCACCGGTTCGTCGTGGAAGGCAGCGGGTACGCGCCGAAAGGCAGGCTCTTGCTCGACGATGCAACCGTGGCGCCAGCCGACCATGCCGTGCTGGAAGAGCTGGCCCGCGCCGCGGTGCTGTGCAACGATGCGGCGCTGCATGAGACAGAAGGCGTCTGGCAGGCCGAAGGCGACCCGATGGAAGCGGCGCTCCTGGCTTTTGCAGGAAAACTCGGCATGCAAGCGAGCAGCACGCACGCCGCGTGGCCGCGCACCGACGCCATCCCGTTCGATGCCAGGCACCGTTTCATGGCAACCTTGAACCATGATCGCGAACACCATGCGTGCGTGTTCGTGAAAGGCGCGCCCGAGCAGATCTTGTCGATGTGCCGGTTCCAGCATGGCGCAGATGGCGCGGCCGAGCCGCTCGATACCGCCTACTGGACCGGGCAGGCCGACCTGGTCGCCGGGCAAGGGCAGCGGGTGCTGGCCCTGGCGCAGAAGGCGGCTCAAGTCGACGCCAACGTGCTCGAACTGGCCGGGCTCGAAGGCGCGCTGACTCTGCTCGGCATGGTGGGCATGATCGACCCGCCCCGCGCGGAAGCCATCGCGGCGGTGGCCGATTGCCATCGCGCCGGTATTCGCGTCAAGATGATCACCGGCGACCATGCGCAAACTGCGGCGGCGATCGCCCGACAGATCGGGCTGCGCAACGCCGGGCGGGTACTGACGGGCGCCGACCTCGATGGCATACACGACCATAACCTCGGCCAGGCGGCGATGGACTGCGACATCTTCGCGCGCACCAGTCCCGAACACAAGCTGCGCCTGGTAACGGCCCTGCAGGCGCATGGCATGACGGTCGCGATGACCGGCGACGGCGTCAACGACGCGCCTGCACTCAAGCGCGCCGACGCGGGCATTGCGATGGGCAGGAAAGGCAGCGAAGCGGCCAAGGAAGCTGCCGAGATCGTCTTGACGGACGATAACTTCGCCACCATTGCCGCCGCCATTCGCGAAGGACGGACGGTGTACGACAACATCAAGAAGGTGATCAGCTGGACCCTGCCCACGAATGCCGGCGAAGCCCTGACGATCGTCGTCGCCCTTCTGTTTGGCATGACGCTGCCCGTCACGGCGGTGCAGGTTCTGTGGGTCAACCTGATCACGACCGTTACGCTGGGGATCGCGCTGGCGTTCGAGCCGACCGAAGAAGGCACCATGCGCCGTCCGCCACGGGCCCGCGACGAGCCGCTGTTAAGCGGAACACTGGTCTGGCATATCGTGTTGGTGTCGGTGCTGTTCCTGGCCGGCGTCTATGGCATTTTTACCTATGCCATCGGGCGCGGTTATTCGACGGAGCTGGCGCGCACGCTCGCCCTCAACACCTTGGTGGTCATGGAAATATTCCACCTGTTTTTCATCCGCAACATCTACGGAACCTCGCTGACCTGGCAAGCCGTGCGCGGCACCAGGGTCGTATGGGCCGTGGTGGTGGTGGTCACGCTGGCGCAGTTCGGGGTGACCTATTACCCGCCACTGCAAGGCATTTTCGGGACTGCCTCGATCGCCGTTTCGGACGGCCTGCTGGTGGTTGGCATTGGCGTTGCACTGTTTGCCATTATCGAAGCAGAAAAGCAGATCAGGCTGCGCCTGGTTGCCATCAACCGGGCAACGCACGGACAGGCCAGCTGA
- a CDS encoding TonB-dependent siderophore receptor, with the protein MMVNQPKKRVLLATALVSAMASAFAQEAATDTTEMSKVVVLGSRTQAKTALDTAVPVGLISAKDLQSAGSLELGKVLQDLDPSFNFTTTFISDGTDIIRPATLRGLGPDQLLVLVNGKRRHQQALVNVQQTIGRGSAGTDINAIPLSAIASIEVLRDGAAAQYGSDAIAGVINIVLKKGATDTLVSASAGTTSEGDGDTYTASAHKGMALGTDGGYLNLSLEGRRRNETNRAGVDSLRVSPPRVTQRIGDSLAKDGYLWMNAALPVGGGELYAFGGASKRTGDSSGFYRSAGDSRNVPSVYPNGFLPNIITTVKDASLAIGFKRDLSTDWSVDLSVNHGRSELGFHERNSINVSYFYENGSSPLAADTGKLKFDQTTLNLDFKGSLDFAGGPLYIGTGFEWRQDNYQIVAGEPVSYQYGRTNNPALVIRNQNGGIAASGIQGFPGYTPGTEVDDGRHSTAYYLDLERKFGDTLSAGAALRHERFSDFGNTTIGKLSLRYDPSRTIGLRGSASTGFRAPGVQQRFYSSVSTNLNSAGVLTETLTARENSAVTRAFGIAPLQEETSKSASVGMILRPTSNFSVTADVYRTNIDDRIVFSSNIAPESGACPTAAACPIKAILDPLRVGQAQFFTNAIDTSTTGFDLVAQHTTRGTGSTLVLSGQLGFNRTEVKDRKSQSAVLTGTQLFDDTQVTLIEKGQPRQHHVVAADYTTGPWNATVRANYFGEVEGQGFTPGFIQTWEAKWIVDLTGRYNVNKKLSLSAGINNLFDTYPTKWDPVKAAPFPQLGFTHCWETCPFGINGRSMYAKVDYAF; encoded by the coding sequence ATGATGGTGAATCAACCGAAGAAACGGGTATTGCTGGCAACTGCACTGGTCTCGGCGATGGCCTCGGCGTTTGCACAGGAAGCGGCGACCGACACCACTGAAATGTCGAAGGTCGTGGTACTGGGGTCCAGGACGCAGGCCAAGACCGCGCTGGACACCGCGGTGCCGGTTGGCCTGATCAGCGCGAAAGACTTGCAGTCGGCCGGCTCGCTCGAACTTGGCAAGGTGCTGCAGGATCTCGACCCATCGTTCAACTTCACGACGACCTTCATCAGCGACGGCACCGACATCATCCGCCCGGCGACCCTGCGCGGCCTCGGCCCCGACCAGCTGCTGGTGCTAGTCAACGGCAAGCGCCGCCACCAGCAGGCGCTGGTCAATGTGCAGCAGACCATTGGCCGCGGCTCCGCCGGCACCGACATCAACGCCATTCCCCTGTCCGCCATCGCTTCGATCGAGGTGCTGCGCGACGGCGCCGCCGCCCAGTACGGCTCGGACGCCATTGCCGGCGTGATCAACATCGTGCTCAAGAAGGGCGCCACCGACACCCTGGTCAGCGCCAGCGCCGGCACCACCAGCGAAGGCGACGGCGACACCTATACCGCCAGTGCGCACAAGGGCATGGCCTTGGGTACCGACGGTGGCTACCTGAATCTGTCGCTCGAAGGCCGTCGCCGCAACGAAACCAATCGCGCCGGCGTCGATTCGCTGCGCGTGAGTCCACCGCGCGTAACACAGCGCATTGGCGACTCGCTGGCCAAGGATGGCTACCTGTGGATGAACGCTGCGCTGCCGGTCGGCGGCGGCGAACTGTATGCCTTCGGCGGCGCTTCCAAGCGCACCGGCGACTCGTCGGGCTTTTACCGCTCGGCGGGCGACTCGCGCAATGTGCCGTCGGTCTACCCGAACGGCTTCCTGCCGAACATCATCACCACCGTCAAGGATGCCTCGCTCGCGATCGGCTTCAAGCGCGACCTGTCGACCGACTGGAGCGTGGACCTGAGCGTGAACCATGGCCGCAGCGAACTCGGTTTCCACGAGCGCAATTCGATCAACGTCAGCTATTTCTACGAGAACGGCAGTTCGCCCCTGGCCGCCGACACCGGCAAGCTGAAGTTCGACCAGACCACGCTGAACCTCGACTTCAAGGGTTCGCTGGACTTCGCCGGCGGCCCGCTGTACATCGGCACCGGTTTTGAATGGCGCCAGGACAACTACCAGATCGTCGCCGGCGAGCCGGTCTCTTACCAGTACGGCCGCACCAACAACCCGGCCCTCGTCATCCGCAACCAGAATGGCGGCATCGCTGCCTCGGGCATCCAGGGCTTCCCAGGCTACACGCCGGGCACCGAAGTCGACGACGGCCGCCACAGCACCGCCTACTACCTCGACCTCGAGCGCAAGTTCGGCGACACCCTGTCGGCCGGCGCGGCGCTTCGCCACGAGCGCTTCTCGGACTTTGGCAACACCACCATCGGCAAGCTGAGCCTGCGCTACGATCCGTCGCGCACCATCGGCCTGCGCGGCTCCGCCTCGACCGGCTTTCGCGCACCAGGCGTGCAGCAGCGCTTCTACAGCTCGGTGTCGACCAACCTGAATTCGGCTGGCGTGCTGACCGAGACGCTGACCGCGCGCGAGAACAGCGCCGTGACCCGCGCCTTCGGCATCGCACCGCTGCAAGAAGAGACCTCGAAAAGCGCCAGTGTCGGCATGATCCTGCGCCCGACCTCGAACTTCTCGGTGACGGCCGACGTATACCGCACCAACATCGACGACCGCATCGTCTTCTCGAGCAATATCGCACCGGAGTCGGGCGCCTGCCCGACGGCCGCGGCCTGCCCGATCAAGGCGATCCTCGATCCGCTGCGCGTGGGCCAGGCGCAGTTCTTCACCAATGCGATCGATACCTCGACCACGGGCTTTGACCTGGTGGCGCAGCACACCACGCGCGGTACCGGCTCGACCCTGGTGCTGTCCGGCCAGCTCGGCTTCAACCGCACCGAAGTAAAAGACCGCAAATCGCAGTCGGCGGTGCTGACCGGCACCCAGCTGTTCGACGACACGCAAGTGACCCTGATCGAGAAAGGCCAGCCGCGCCAGCACCACGTGGTCGCAGCCGACTACACGACCGGCCCATGGAACGCCACCGTGCGCGCCAACTACTTCGGCGAAGTCGAAGGCCAGGGCTTCACCCCCGGCTTCATCCAGACCTGGGAAGCCAAGTGGATCGTCGACCTGACCGGCCGCTACAACGTCAACAAGAAGCTGAGCCTGTCCGCGGGTATCAACAATCTGTTCGACACCTACCCGACCAAGTGGGATCCGGTCAAGGCAGCGCCGTTCCCGCAGCTGGGCTTCACCCACTGCTGGGAGACCTGCCCGTTCGGCATCAATGGGCGGTCGATGTACGCGAAGGTGGATTACGCGTTCTGA